One region of Ferrovum sp. JA12 genomic DNA includes:
- the rnhB gene encoding ribonuclease HII: MLIKKKIGLREGIEPLVGLIAGLDEAGRGPIAGPVMAAAVILDPRHPIDGLNDSKQLSQAKRDQLSPLIKKNALSWAVAEASVEEIDEINILQASLLAMRRALLNLSLQPDGVYIDGNQFILCDYSMYAIVGGDARVSAISAASILAKTERDKYMLNLHQQYPYYGFAQHKGYPTQHHLKMLAEHGVSCHHRKSFRPVRERI; encoded by the coding sequence ATGCTAATTAAAAAAAAGATAGGGTTGAGAGAGGGAATAGAACCTTTGGTAGGTCTCATCGCAGGTCTTGATGAAGCCGGTCGTGGGCCCATTGCAGGTCCTGTGATGGCAGCCGCTGTCATTTTGGATCCCCGCCATCCAATTGATGGCTTAAATGATTCTAAGCAACTCAGTCAAGCAAAAAGGGATCAGTTGTCCCCATTAATTAAGAAGAATGCTCTCTCCTGGGCAGTGGCTGAGGCCAGCGTGGAGGAAATTGATGAGATAAATATTCTTCAGGCCTCTTTATTGGCCATGCGGCGTGCTTTACTGAATCTGTCTCTTCAACCAGATGGTGTCTATATTGATGGTAACCAGTTTATTCTTTGTGATTACTCGATGTACGCCATAGTAGGCGGGGATGCAAGGGTGTCAGCCATATCCGCCGCTTCTATTCTAGCGAAGACAGAACGCGATAAATATATGCTTAATTTACATCAACAATATCCCTATTATGGCTTTGCTCAGCATAAGGGTTACCCAACGCAACACCATCTTAAGATGCTTGCTGAGCATGGGGTCAGTTGTCATCATCGAAAAAGTTTTCGTCCTGTACGAGAGCGAATATGA
- the fabZ gene encoding 3-hydroxyacyl-ACP dehydratase FabZ — translation MDIKEVMKYLPHRYPFLLIDKVIDLKEGEFITAVKNVTMNEDFFQGHFPGHPVMPGVLIIEAMAQAAALLSYKTEGTQPNGNMVTYFIGIDKARFRAPVFPGDQLILKAKLIRRSSRLWKYETQALVDDKIVSEAELLCTEKNIAE, via the coding sequence ATGGATATCAAAGAAGTGATGAAGTACCTTCCACATAGATACCCTTTTTTGCTCATCGATAAAGTAATTGATTTGAAGGAGGGGGAATTTATCACGGCTGTTAAAAATGTGACCATGAATGAGGATTTTTTTCAAGGACATTTTCCAGGTCATCCTGTTATGCCAGGAGTATTGATTATTGAAGCAATGGCTCAGGCGGCCGCTCTGCTTAGCTATAAAACAGAGGGGACGCAACCCAATGGCAATATGGTGACTTATTTTATTGGTATTGATAAGGCCCGTTTTAGAGCTCCTGTTTTTCCTGGCGATCAACTAATTCTTAAAGCTAAATTAATACGACGCTCTTCACGCCTGTGGAAATATGAAACACAAGCACTGGTGGATGACAAGATAGTTTCAGAGGCTGAACTGTTATGTACTGAGAAGAATATCGCAGAATGA
- the lpxA gene encoding acyl-ACP--UDP-N-acetylglucosamine O-acyltransferase, with translation MIHPTAIIHPNAQLDEGVKVGAYSIIDEQVIIGRDTVIGDHVKISGKTIIGQRNKIYSFAALGGEPQDKKYRGENTALEIGHDNVIREFCTFNIGTIDDGGVTRLGNHNWIMAYVHLAHDCQVGNHTTFANNASLAGHVHVDDWAILAGFSGVHQFCRVGAHSFIGISAVVTQDVPPFVTVAGNPTSPHGVNSEGMKRRGFSAEEIMAVKRAYKKLYRSSLSLEDAKIAIKELVAEYPKMESFLDFLLQPSSRGIMR, from the coding sequence ATGATCCATCCCACAGCCATTATTCATCCCAATGCTCAACTTGATGAAGGTGTTAAAGTTGGCGCTTATTCGATTATTGACGAACAGGTGATTATTGGACGAGATACGGTTATTGGCGATCACGTTAAAATTTCTGGTAAAACAATCATTGGTCAACGTAATAAGATTTATTCTTTTGCAGCTCTCGGTGGGGAACCTCAAGATAAAAAGTATCGCGGGGAAAACACGGCCTTAGAAATTGGTCATGATAATGTTATCAGGGAGTTCTGTACGTTTAATATCGGTACCATTGATGATGGTGGGGTAACTCGATTAGGTAACCATAACTGGATTATGGCTTACGTTCATCTGGCTCACGATTGCCAGGTGGGGAATCATACCACTTTTGCAAATAATGCCAGTCTTGCGGGTCATGTCCATGTGGACGATTGGGCTATTCTAGCCGGTTTTTCTGGGGTACATCAGTTCTGTCGTGTTGGAGCACACAGTTTTATAGGGATCTCCGCGGTTGTTACGCAAGATGTTCCACCCTTTGTGACGGTAGCAGGCAATCCCACCTCCCCTCATGGGGTGAATAGCGAGGGCATGAAACGTCGCGGTTTTAGTGCAGAAGAGATTATGGCAGTAAAACGAGCTTATAAAAAACTTTATCGCTCTTCTTTATCACTGGAAGACGCCAAAATTGCAATTAAAGAATTGGTTGCAGAGTATCCAAAAATGGAGTCTTTTTTAGACTTTCTATTGCAACCTAGCTCTCGTGGCATTATGCGCTAA
- a CDS encoding TrmH family RNA methyltransferase, with protein MKTITSTENPLVRHIVRLAKDNLYRQQTQQAVIEGIHLVEGLSHSHSATLDTLIYSAEKGANQEIVDLVKANFSQAIEVPPGVFKKLSTLSSPDGLMAVINIHSYRPSYSSRGFCLMLDNIQDPGNVGTLLRSAAASGFNRILLSKGCAHVWSPKVLRAAMGAHFVLSIHEQVEVLESLTQTHQEVWLAALTDSSEDYKQVNLSQPFTLVIGNEGSGIDPQLLKHYSNHLHIPMINQVESLNAAVAGSIIMFESLRQQSPFTKP; from the coding sequence ATGAAAACCATTACCTCCACGGAAAACCCATTGGTGCGTCATATTGTTCGTCTTGCCAAAGACAATCTCTACCGTCAACAAACTCAACAAGCAGTGATTGAAGGTATTCATTTGGTTGAGGGGCTCTCGCACAGCCATAGTGCGACACTGGACACCCTGATTTACTCGGCAGAGAAGGGGGCTAATCAGGAGATCGTTGACTTGGTTAAGGCTAATTTTAGTCAGGCCATTGAAGTTCCTCCTGGGGTATTTAAGAAACTGAGTACCTTGTCTTCTCCTGATGGCTTAATGGCAGTGATCAATATCCACTCTTATCGGCCTTCCTATAGTAGTAGAGGCTTTTGTTTGATGCTTGATAATATTCAAGATCCGGGAAATGTGGGGACCTTATTGCGCTCAGCTGCAGCCAGTGGCTTTAATAGAATATTGTTGTCCAAAGGTTGCGCCCACGTTTGGTCTCCTAAGGTGCTACGCGCTGCCATGGGGGCGCATTTTGTGCTGTCTATACACGAACAGGTGGAGGTGTTAGAGTCTCTTACACAGACTCATCAAGAGGTATGGCTCGCAGCACTTACAGATAGTAGTGAAGATTATAAGCAGGTGAATTTATCCCAACCCTTTACACTGGTGATTGGCAATGAAGGGAGCGGTATAGATCCTCAACTATTAAAACATTACTCAAACCATCTTCATATTCCAATGATCAATCAAGTGGAGTCGCTGAATGCAGCAGTGGCAGGCTCTATTATCATGTTTGAAAGCTTAAGACAGCAATCACCATTTACCAAACCTTAA
- the lpxB gene encoding lipid-A-disaccharide synthase has protein sequence MLKIGIVAGEASGDQLGASLIQTLKKHYPHIHFEGIAGPLMMAEGARSLFPMEKLSVRGYLEVILSIRELLSIRRQLVHYFINNPPDLFIGIDAPDFNLGVEEKLHAKGIKTVQMVAPTVWAWREGRIPLIQRAVDRLLVIFPFEKDYFAKQHVTATYIGHPLVNQIPYPVQRVKARESLGIDAEKRVIALLPGSRQSEIKYHANLFIAVARRLSQEHPQLVFLIPFINTRLKDMFYQQVGSSIKDLPLIMLQENAHRALSAAEVALVASGTATLEAALYDCPQVVTYTLSSLTAWMVRRKKKKGFVALPNLILDEPIIDEWLQEGATVTNITQSISLLLSPSVKREQMILAYQRMRQALELDTESAMMEGIKQVLDQHAN, from the coding sequence ATGTTAAAGATTGGTATAGTGGCAGGGGAGGCATCAGGTGATCAGTTAGGTGCTTCATTAATACAAACTTTAAAAAAACACTATCCACATATTCACTTTGAAGGTATTGCGGGACCTTTAATGATGGCTGAAGGTGCCCGATCTCTTTTTCCTATGGAGAAGCTATCTGTACGCGGATACTTGGAAGTCATTCTTTCTATTCGTGAATTACTGTCTATACGTAGACAATTAGTTCACTATTTTATTAATAATCCCCCAGACTTATTTATTGGTATCGATGCCCCAGACTTTAACTTGGGAGTAGAAGAAAAGTTACATGCTAAAGGGATTAAAACTGTTCAGATGGTAGCGCCCACCGTCTGGGCCTGGCGAGAGGGAAGGATTCCTCTTATTCAACGCGCAGTGGACCGCTTGTTGGTAATCTTCCCATTTGAAAAAGATTATTTTGCTAAGCAACATGTGACTGCTACCTACATTGGCCATCCTTTGGTGAATCAGATCCCGTATCCGGTGCAGCGTGTAAAAGCCCGAGAATCACTGGGTATAGACGCAGAAAAACGTGTGATCGCACTATTACCCGGTAGTCGTCAATCAGAGATTAAGTACCATGCAAATTTATTTATTGCTGTAGCAAGAAGGCTCAGTCAAGAACACCCACAGTTAGTTTTTTTGATACCGTTTATTAATACTAGACTAAAAGATATGTTTTATCAGCAAGTGGGTTCCAGCATAAAGGATTTACCTCTAATTATGCTGCAAGAAAACGCCCACCGCGCTCTATCCGCTGCAGAAGTCGCTTTAGTGGCATCAGGGACCGCTACCTTAGAAGCGGCTTTGTATGACTGCCCGCAAGTTGTGACGTATACACTCTCCTCTTTGACCGCCTGGATGGTACGCCGTAAAAAGAAAAAAGGTTTTGTTGCGTTACCTAATTTGATTTTAGATGAACCCATTATTGATGAGTGGCTACAAGAGGGGGCTACAGTGACCAATATTACCCAAAGTATCAGTTTATTATTGTCCCCAAGTGTCAAACGCGAGCAGATGATATTGGCCTATCAAAGAATGCGCCAAGCCTTAGAGTTGGATACGGAAAGTGCCATGATGGAGGGGATAAAACAAGTTTTAGATCAACATGCTAATTAA